The DNA sequence AATCTGGACGACAGGAAAGCATACCCCTGCGTAGTGTACCAGCCGGACCCGTCCTCGCGGATTTTCCCCACCTGCACGTACGGCATGTCGTGCGTGGGCGCGGTCAGCACCCCGGCCCCCATGTCCAGGCCCCAGGACGTGGGCGCCTGCAGGTACAGGTCCAGCTCCGACGACACGATCGCCGTCGAGAACGTGACGGCCGCGCTGACGCCGGGACGCGTGGCCGTCGCCGCCTGGCCGTAGCGAACGCCCAGGCCCTGCTGCGGCACCAGCTGGGTTTCGCAGCGCAGGGTGTCGCACAGCCGCGCGCCGCCGCCGGCCGTGCCGAACAGCGAAAAGCCCTCCTCCACGCGCGGTGTGTGGGTAACGATGGGCGCGCAGGCCGCCGCGCACGCCAGCAGCAGCGCGGCACACACTTTCAAGAACATGTGGATACGGATGGGTAGAAGCGACGGCAAGGAGGGGGAGTACCATCAACGATCGGCCGGCCCCGATCCGGACGGGTGAGGGCATCCCGCACCCGCTCCTCCGGATCCGTGGCCGGCCAATCGACCTTCGGCTTCCCGCGGTTCCGTTCAGTCCAGCATGGGCAGCCGCACCCCGTGGGCGCGGGCCGTGTCCACCGCCTCGCCGTAGCCCGCGTCGGCGTGGCGGATGACGCCCATGCCGGGATCGTTGGTCAGCACCCGCTCCAGCCGCTCGCGCGTTTCGGGGGTGCCGTCGGCCACGATCACCTGCCCCGCGTGCAGCGAGTTGCCGATGCCCACGCCCCCGCCGTGGTGGAACGACACCCAGGTGGCGCCGCTGGCCACGTTCACCAGCGCGTTCAGGATGGGCCAGTCGGCGATGGCGTCGCTGCCGTCCTTCATCGCCTCCGTTTCGCGGAAGGGCGACGCGACGGAGCCCGTGTCCAGGTGGTCGCGCCCGATGACGATGGGCGCCTTCAATTCGCCCGACGCCACCAGGTCGTTCAGCGCCACGCCGAAGCGCGCGCGCTCGCCCTGCCCCAGCCAGCAGATGCGGGCGGGAAGCCCCTGGAACTCCACCTTTTCCCGCGCGTGGGTGATCCACCGGCGCAGGTGCTCGTCTTCCGGAAACAGCTCCAGCACCAGCTCGTCGGTGCGGGCGATGTCGGCCGGGTCGCCGGAAAGCGCCACCCAGCGGAACGGGCCCTTGCCCTCGCAGAACAGCGGGCGCACGTACGCCGGCACGAAGCCGGGAAAGGCGAACGCGTCGTTATAGCCGGCATCGCGCGCCTGGCCGCGCAGGTTGTTGCCGTAGTCGAAGGTGACGGCGCCGCGGCGCTGCATCTCGACCATCGCCTCGCAGTGCGCGCGCATGCTCTCCATCGAACGCAGCTGGTACCCGGCCGGATCCGCTTCGCGGAGCGCATCGGCCTCGTCCAGCGACATGCCGGCGGGAACGTAGCCCACCAGGGCGTCGTGGGCGCTGGTCTGGTCCGTCAGCACGTCGGGCGTCACCCCGCGCCTCACCAGCTCGGGGAGCACCTCGGCGCAGTTGCCCACGAGGCCCACCGACAACGCCTGGCCGGCCTTGCGGGCATGGTCCATCCAGCCGAGCGCCTCGTCCAGGTCGTGCGTCATGCGGTCGCAGTAGCGCGTGTCGATGCGGCGCTGGATGCGTGCCGGGTCCACGTCCATG is a window from the Longimicrobium sp. genome containing:
- the hutU gene encoding urocanate hydratase — translated: MTTIAEPRTVRAPRGTEISCRGWQQEAALRMLMNNLDPDVAERPEDLVVYGGTGRAARSWEAFDAMVATLRTLADDETMLVQSGKPVGVFRTHRHSPRVLIANSNLVGRWANWETFRELERQGLTMYGQMTAGSWIYIGTQGILQGTYETFGAVARKHFGGSLRGTWTLTGGMGGMGGAQPLAVTMNEGAVLCMDVDPARIQRRIDTRYCDRMTHDLDEALGWMDHARKAGQALSVGLVGNCAEVLPELVRRGVTPDVLTDQTSAHDALVGYVPAGMSLDEADALREADPAGYQLRSMESMRAHCEAMVEMQRRGAVTFDYGNNLRGQARDAGYNDAFAFPGFVPAYVRPLFCEGKGPFRWVALSGDPADIARTDELVLELFPEDEHLRRWITHAREKVEFQGLPARICWLGQGERARFGVALNDLVASGELKAPIVIGRDHLDTGSVASPFRETEAMKDGSDAIADWPILNALVNVASGATWVSFHHGGGVGIGNSLHAGQVIVADGTPETRERLERVLTNDPGMGVIRHADAGYGEAVDTARAHGVRLPMLD